CATTCCAGCAGGGTGCGCAAGGCCATCGGACTGTAGCCCGGCCCCTTGAGCGTAAATTGATAGACTTCTCCCAGCCCGGTCGTCAGGGGACCCATGATCGGACGGCCATATTCAGTGGGAATCCGTTCCACCGCACGGGCCAACCGCTCGGCTACGAGTTGCCGAGCCCGGTAGATGTCGGTGTGGTCCTCGAAAATCGCCGTGACCGCTGAGAGGCCGTAGCGGGACACGGATCGCAGTTCGCGCAAAGCGGGCAAACCGTTCAACGAGGCTTCGATGGGAACGGTCACGAACTGCTCGACTTCGACCGGTCCCAGGGCCGGGGCGCGGGTCAGGATTTGCACTTGGACGGGCGTCAGATCCGGTACGGCATCGATGGTGAGGTGCGCGAAGGACCAGAGGCCTGCCGCGATGACCATGATGACGGCCACGAGGGTGAAGAATCGATAGCGCAGAGAGAGCGTCAGCAAGCGGTCCATCGGCGCCTCATTCCCCCGTTCCGATATGCTCTTTTAAAAGGACATTTTTCAGGTCGAAGACGCCCTCGGTGACGACACGGTCCTGCTCGGTCAAGCCCTTCGTCACTTCGACCCATCCGCCGCCCTCCCGGCCAAGCTCGACCTGCACGAAGGTATAGGCGGAGTCCCGTTCGATGAAGGCCCCACGGACTTGGCCCACAGCGGTCACGGCAGACATCGGAATGGCCAGCACCGGTGAGCCTGGCAGCGTGAGGGTAACCTCGACATATTCCCGCGGCTTCAGATGCCCCTGCGCGTTGGCGACTTCAAAGCGGACCTGGATGGTTCTGGTGGTGTCATCGGCCATCGGCGCGATATAGGTGAGCGGCGCCGTCACCGCATCCGCTCCTTTGGGGGCGATCGTGCCCTGGTCGCCTTCTGTGAATTTGCGCGCCTGTTCGATCGGCAGGTTGGCGAACACCCAGACGCGGCTGGTATCGACGACTTCGAATAATGCGTCGCCCGGCGCCACGCCCTGTCCGCGCACAGCCTGCTGTGATACCACGGTGCCGGCGATGGGGGAGGTCAAGGTATAGTGATGGCCTTCTTCATGCCCGCCACGTTCGAGCCCGGCCAGCTCTGCCTTCGACAGCCCCATGGCCAGCAGCTTCTCACGGACATGCTGGTAGCGCGCCTTGGTTTCCAGATAGCGGCCCTTGTCTTCGATGAGCTTGCGTTCGGACACAATGTCGTCCGCCCGCAGTTTCTCTGTCCGCTGGAAGCTGTTGGCAGCGACGTCGGCCTGCGCTTTCCCGACGAGGTATTCTTCCACCAACTGATCGAGCTGCAAGCTGCCGATGGCCACAAGCGGCTGGCCGGGCTTGACGTGATCGCCCAATTGCACGCGGATCTGTTCGATTTGTCCTGCGATGCGCGGAGTGATCTTGGCCACCTGCGTCAGATCCAACGCCACTTCGCCGGGAGCGGTGATCACGTCGGGAATCGCATGCCGCGCGACCGGCTCCGTTCGCAGGCGATCCCGGACCGTCGGCGGCGGCTGGATGGCATGAGGGCCGGCCTGGTCCCGCTGGCGTGCGGCCGTGGGAGGATGGGCCGGTGGTTCCGTGCCATGGTCTCCGCAGCCCGCAAGTAGCAGTATGGCGGCAGCCATCAGCCGGTGTGCCGTGGTGTGCCGGCTCATAGCGGCGCTCCTAAGGATCGTTCCAGTCTGACCAAGGCGATGGAGAGGTCCGCGCGCACTTGGGCATATTCCAGCAGC
The Nitrospira sp. genome window above contains:
- a CDS encoding efflux RND transporter periplasmic adaptor subunit is translated as MSRHTTAHRLMAAAILLLAGCGDHGTEPPAHPPTAARQRDQAGPHAIQPPPTVRDRLRTEPVARHAIPDVITAPGEVALDLTQVAKITPRIAGQIEQIRVQLGDHVKPGQPLVAIGSLQLDQLVEEYLVGKAQADVAANSFQRTEKLRADDIVSERKLIEDKGRYLETKARYQHVREKLLAMGLSKAELAGLERGGHEEGHHYTLTSPIAGTVVSQQAVRGQGVAPGDALFEVVDTSRVWVFANLPIEQARKFTEGDQGTIAPKGADAVTAPLTYIAPMADDTTRTIQVRFEVANAQGHLKPREYVEVTLTLPGSPVLAIPMSAVTAVGQVRGAFIERDSAYTFVQVELGREGGGWVEVTKGLTEQDRVVTEGVFDLKNVLLKEHIGTGE